The Lewinella sp. 4G2 nucleotide sequence AGATGAAGCCATCCTTCCGCTCGCGAGTGACGACTTTAGCCTCCCGGAGATAACGGAGATGGAGGGATACCGTGCTCTGATCCAGCCGTAGCGCACCGGCCAGGTAGCTAACACTCGCGCCATGCTCCCGATCCAGGATATCCAGGATGGCTAGCCGGACGGGGTGGGTGATGGCGCGCAGCAGGTCCGTTACGAGGTCCAGCTGTTCCTGATTGATGTGGGTGACTTTGTTTTCTGACAGGTAGATCATGGCTAAAGCGTTACTCCCGCAAAGTTCCACTTAGCTCCCGACGGAAAATCAGCGTATTTCGCAACGGCGGTCCGTTACGGCACGAAATTGGCCTTACATAGCAGCAAAGTGCTATATATCACTTGCAACTCGATACTTGCAACTCGATACTCCCAACTCGCTACTTGCAACTCGCCACTTGCAACTCGCTACTCCCAACTAATTACTCAGCGTCTCAATCACCCCGGCTAGGTAAGCCATGCGTTCCGTTTGGATGGAGTAATAGATGAACTTCCCATCCCGTCGAGTCTTGACGACGCCCGCCTTACGCAGGATGCCCAAGTGCTGGGAGGCGATGGATTGCTCAACGCGCAGGGCAACGTAGATATCGGTCACCGTCATCTCGGGTGTGTTTTCGAGCAGTCCGATGATCTGTTTGCGCAGGTCGTGATTGATGGCCCGAAATACAAGGACGGCCGCACGCAACTCGTCGAAGTTGATGCGAACTTCTTCACCCTCATTGCGGAGGATGATCTCGTCTTTTTTGTTTTCGGACATAGGTTTGGTGTGGCGGGTCAT carries:
- a CDS encoding helix-turn-helix transcriptional regulator — translated: MIYLSENKVTHINQEQLDLVTDLLRAITHPVRLAILDILDREHGASVSYLAGALRLDQSTVSLHLRYLREAKVVTRERKDGFIYYYNHPDRLSTIAKALKGFR
- a CDS encoding helix-turn-helix transcriptional regulator encodes the protein MSENKKDEIILRNEGEEVRINFDELRAAVLVFRAINHDLRKQIIGLLENTPEMTVTDIYVALRVEQSIASQHLGILRKAGVVKTRRDGKFIYYSIQTERMAYLAGVIETLSN